CCGGTCTGGAATACGATGCGTACATCTCGAGCGGTGGACCCGGCAGCCCGTTCGATGGTGTCGGGAAGCCGTGGGAAAAGTTGTACTTCAACTGGTTGCGGAGCATATGGGCGTTCAATCAGCGTCACGAGGAAGAACGAAAGCACGTCTTTTTCATCTGCCATTCCTTCCAGATGATGTGTCGTTTTTTCCACATCGGAGACGTTGTGCGACGGCGATCCGAGTCATTCGGGATCTTCCCGGTACACAAGACCCGCGCCGGTGAAAATGAGCCGTTATTCGAGTCCCTTGACGATCCCTTTTATGCCGCTGATTTCAGGAACTGGCAGGTGGTGCAGCCCGACCAGACTCGTCTCCGCGAACTCGGCGCCGGCGTTCTGGCCTACGAGAAAATTCGTCCGCATGTTGACCTGGAGCGAGCTGCAATGGCCATCCGGGTTTCTCCGGAGTTTGTCGGAGTTCAGTTTCATCCGGAAGCGGATGCGGAAGGAATGCTGATCCACTTCTCTGAGGCACACCGCCGTGATAGCATCATCGATACGCACGGTGAAGAGAAGTACCGGAGGATCATTCATCGGCTGGAGGATCCGGAGTATCTCGACAAGACGCACAAGGCGGTCATACCGGGATTCTTGAGGCGCGTGGTCGAAAGTCGCGTATCCGAGCTCAACCCAACGGGTTGACGGCTTAGGCAGATAATTCCACGACCATCTCCCCCTGACTATCTGAACAGCATCGGGAGATATTCCTGCAGGTACCGGCGCCAGACCATCCAGTCGTGACCACCTTCCGAGATCTCGTACACGTGGTCCACGCCGAGCTCGCCAAGCCAGGCCGAGAAGGCATTGTTCCGCTGAAGAAGGAAGTCGTCGCGGCCGCAGCTAATCCACAGGAGATTGAGCCGATCGTTCGCCGTATCGGCGTCGGCGGTGATCCCCGGGAAGTAGTCATTGCGGCCGGCGTCCGGCGTGGCCGAACTGAAGCCTCCGACGTACGAGAAGAGATCGAGATTTCGCAAGCCGATGGCAAGCGACTGCCCGCCGCCCATCGACAGGCCCGCTATGGCCCGGAGAGCCGCCGTGTCGGCCACATGATACTCGCGTCCGAGCGCAGGCAAGATCTCGTCTACAATCCTCTTCTCCATCGCCATCTGATTCGCACGGCCATAGTCGTCACCATAGCCACCCGATCCAACGGCGATCGGGTGTCCGTAGGGCATCGCGATAATCATCGGAATCATTTGCCCTTTAGCGATCAGATTGTCCGCGATGATCGGAGCCCGACCAACGTCAACCCAGGCTGATTCGTCGTCGCCGTAGCCATGCAGCAATATCAGCACGGGATATGCCGATTCACGGGTTGAACGGTACCCCGGTGGAGTGTAAACGAAGAGGCCCTGCTCCCTGCCGGCGACGTCCGACGGGTATGTATGGTGATGAACGATGCCGTGTGGAGCAGGCTGTCGCTCATGTAGAAGCGGCGGATTGCCCGGAACCTCTACCAGGCTTTCCAGCCAGAACCACGTCTTGATGTCTCGATTGAGACGGTCAACGTGATCGGCGCCGTCGACTTCGAACACGTACGAGTAGAGCTCGGGAGCCAGCGGGCCCACCGTCACTTCCCACACACCGTTGTCTGAGCGCGACATCTCCTGAGGCTCGACCCCTGCCAGGCCCTTCACCAGAACGCGGGTCGCACCGGGAGCGATCGTGCGAAACGTCACGTGTCCGGTGGCGTGCACGACCGGTGAAACGACCTGGGCACGACCGGCATCCGGATAGACGAACACGATGGCCGCGAACAGCAGCAGGAATCCGGGTATTGA
Above is a genomic segment from Rhodothermales bacterium containing:
- a CDS encoding esterase, which encodes MNRKSIPGFLLLFAAIVFVYPDAGRAQVVSPVVHATGHVTFRTIAPGATRVLVKGLAGVEPQEMSRSDNGVWEVTVGPLAPELYSYVFEVDGADHVDRLNRDIKTWFWLESLVEVPGNPPLLHERQPAPHGIVHHHTYPSDVAGREQGLFVYTPPGYRSTRESAYPVLILLHGYGDDESAWVDVGRAPIIADNLIAKGQMIPMIIAMPYGHPIAVGSGGYGDDYGRANQMAMEKRIVDEILPALGREYHVADTAALRAIAGLSMGGGQSLAIGLRNLDLFSYVGGFSSATPDAGRNDYFPGITADADTANDRLNLLWISCGRDDFLLQRNNAFSAWLGELGVDHVYEISEGGHDWMVWRRYLQEYLPMLFR
- a CDS encoding GMP synthase; translation: MSTTIRVAVIDLYAGDPNQGMRCIRELLEESSGRWHDVAIEYETFDTRGGKRIPGLEYDAYISSGGPGSPFDGVGKPWEKLYFNWLRSIWAFNQRHEEERKHVFFICHSFQMMCRFFHIGDVVRRRSESFGIFPVHKTRAGENEPLFESLDDPFYAADFRNWQVVQPDQTRLRELGAGVLAYEKIRPHVDLERAAMAIRVSPEFVGVQFHPEADAEGMLIHFSEAHRRDSIIDTHGEEKYRRIIHRLEDPEYLDKTHKAVIPGFLRRVVESRVSELNPTG